The following are encoded in a window of Acinonyx jubatus isolate Ajub_Pintada_27869175 chromosome D4, VMU_Ajub_asm_v1.0, whole genome shotgun sequence genomic DNA:
- the LOC106965928 gene encoding olfactory receptor 1L8-like: MERVNQTSSVSEFILLGLSSRPGDQKPLFILFLTMYLVTITGNLLIILAIHSDPQLQTPMYFFLSFLSFTDICFTTTIVPRMLLSFLSEKTISYAGCLTQMYFIYALGNTDSFFLAVMALDRYVAICDPFHYVTTMNHDRCVLLVAFSCSLPHLHSLLHTLLLNRLTFCDNNVIHHFLCDLSPLMKLSCSSTFLNEIVIMSEGSVVLVTPFVCITFSYIRILITVLKIPSAAGKRKAFSTCGSHLTVVTLFYGSIFYVYLQPLSTYTARDHIATLVYTVLTSMLNPFIYSLRNKDLKQGLRKLMGRRKSQAAPS, encoded by the coding sequence ATGGAAAGAGTCAACCAAACCAGCAGTGTTTCTGAGTTCATCCTCCTGGGACTCTCCTCCCGGCCTGGGGACCAGAAACCACTCTTTATCCTCTTCCTCACCATGTACCTGGTCACCATAACAGGGAACCTGCTCATCATCCTTGCCATCCATTCTGACCCCCAGCTCCAGAcccccatgtatttcttcctgagtTTCCTGTCCTTCACTGATATTTGCTTTACAACAACCATTGTCCCCAGGATGCTACTGAGCTTCCTGTCAGAGAAGACCATCTCCTATGCTGGGTGTCTGACacagatgtattttatttatgctcTGGGCAACACTGACAGCTTCTTCCTGGCGGTCATGGCCCttgaccgctatgtggccatctgtgACCCCTTCCACTATGTCACCACCATGAACCACGACCGCTGTGTCCTGCTCGTGGCCTTTTCCTGCTCACTTCCTCACCTCCACTCACTCCTACACACACTGCTACTGAATCGTCTCACCTTCTGTGATAACAATGTTATCCATCACTTCCTCTGTGACCTCAGTCCCCTGATGAAATTGTCCTGCTCCTCCACATTTCTCAATGAAATTGTGATAATGTCAGAAGGTTCTGTTGTTTTGGTGACCCCCTTTGTGTGCATCACCTTCTCTTATATACGAATCCTCATCACAGTTCTCAAGATCCCCTCAGCTGCTGGGAAACGCaaagccttctccacctgtggCTCTCACCTCACTGTGGTAACCCTATTTTATGGAAGCATCTTCTACGTCTATTTACAGCCCCTGTCCACCTACACTGCCAGGGACCACATAGCAACACTTGTCTACACAGTTCTTACCTCCATGCTGAACCCTTTTATCTATAGCCTGAGAAACAAAGACCTGAAACAGGGCCTGAGGAAGCTGATGGGCAGGAGGAAATCCCAGGCAGCACCCTCTTGA
- the LOC106965629 gene encoding LOW QUALITY PROTEIN: olfactory receptor 1J4-like (The sequence of the model RefSeq protein was modified relative to this genomic sequence to represent the inferred CDS: inserted 1 base in 1 codon), with the protein MITTISQSLTLPTPSIPSRDKNNMRPKNQSSISEFLLLGLPIWPEQQGMFFTLFLGMYLTTVLGNLLIILLIRLDSRLHTPMYFFLSHLAFSDISFSSVTVPKMLMNMQTQHLSIPYVACISQIYFFIFFVCLDNFLLAVMAYDRYVAICQPLHYTTVMREELCILLVTGSWFFSCAHALLHTLLLSRLSFCADNTIPHFFCDLIALLKLICSDTSLNELVIFTEGGVFAFLPLCAIFGSYIRMXATILGVPSIKRICKALSTCGSHLLVVFLFYGTLAMIYFIPSSNNSKVKDIVVSVIYTVVTPMLNPFIYSLRNGDMKLALGILYRRKIIFSK; encoded by the exons ATGATAACCACCATATCTCAGTCCCTGACACTTCCTACTCCTTCCATCCCCAGCAGAGATAAGAACAACATGAGGCCTAAGAACCAGAGCAGCATATCTGAGTTCCTACTCCTAGGGCTCCCCATATGGCCAGAGCAGCAGGGCATGTTCTTCACCCTGTTCCTGGGCATGTACCTGACCACGGTGCTGGGGAACCTGCTCATCATCCTGCTCATCAGGCTGGACTCTCGCCTCCATacgcccatgtacttcttcctcagcCACTTGGCCTTCTCTGATATCTCTTTCTCATCTGTCACCGTCCCAAAGATGCTGATGAACATGCAGACTCAGCACTTATCCATCCCCTATGTGGCATGCATTTCCcagatatattttttcatattttttgtctgTCTTGATAATTTCCTTCTTGCAGTGATGGCATATGACAGGTATGTGGCCATCTGTCAACCACTCCACTACACCACTGTCATGAGGGAGGAGCTGTGTATCTTACTGGTGACTGGATCCTGGTTCTTCTCGTGTGCCCATGCCCTATTGCATACTCTCCTTCTGTCCCGCCTGTccttctgtgctgacaatacCATCCCTCATTTCTTTTGTGATCTCATTGCCCTTTTGAAGTTGATCTGCTCAGACACCTCCCTCAATGAGCTAGTTATCTTCACCGAGGGGGGAGTGTTTGCCTTCCTGCCATTGTGTGCTATTTTCGGCTCTTATATTCGCA GGGCCACCATCCTAGGGGTTCCCTCCATCAAGAGGATCTGCAAAGCCTTGTCTACCTGTGGCTCCCACCTTCTTGTGGTGTTTTTGTTCTATGGGACTCTTGCAATGATTTACTTCATTCCTTCATCAAACAATTCCAAAGTCAAAGATATAGTTGTTTCAGTTATATATACAGTGGTGACACCCATGTTAAACCCCTTTATCTATAGCCTGAGGAACGGGGACATGAAATTGGCTCTGGGGATACTTTATaggaggaaaattattttttctaagtaa
- the LOC106965917 gene encoding olfactory receptor 1L8-like, translating into MFFVLAGFMIMERVNQTSSVSEFILLGLSSQPQDQKPLFILFLTMYLVTITGNLLIILAIHSDPQLQTPMYFFLSFLSFTDICFTTTIVPRMLVNFLSEKTISYAECLTQMYFIYVLANTDSFLLVVMAFDRYVAICDPFHYVTTMNHHRCVLLVVFSCSFPHFHSLLHTLLLNRLTFCDNNVIHHFLCDINPLLKLSCSSTFLNEIVIMSEGSVVLVTPFVCITFSYIRILITVLKIPSAAGKRKAFSTCGSHLTVVTLFYGSIFYVYLQPLSNYTVRDRVATLVYTVLTSMLNPFIYSLRNKDLKQGLRKLMGRRKS; encoded by the coding sequence ATGTTCTTTGTTTTAGCTGGCTTCATGATCATGGAAAGAGTCAACCAAACCAGCAGTGTTTCTGAGTTCATCCTCCTGGGACTCTCCTCCCAGCCTCAAGACCAGAAGCCACTCTTTATCCTCTTCCTCACCATGTACCTGGTCACCATAACAGGGAACCTGCTCATCATCCTCGCCATCCACTCTGACCCCCAGCTCCAGAcccccatgtatttcttcctgagtTTCCTGTCCTTCACTGACATTTGCTTTACAACAACCATTGTCCCTAGGATGCTAGTGAACTTCCTGTCAGAGAAGACCATCTCCTATGCTGAGTGTCTGACacagatgtattttatttacGTTCTAGCCAACACTGACAGCTTCCTCTTGGTGGTCATGGCCTttgaccgctatgtggccatctgtgACCCCTTCCACTATGTCACCACCATGAACCACCACCGCTGTGTCCTGCTGGTGGTCTTTTCCTGCTCATTTCCTCACTTCCACTCACTCCTACACACACTGCTACTGAATCGTCTCACCTTCTGTGACAACAATGTTATCCATCACTTCCTCTGTGACATCAACCCTCTGCTGAAATTGTCCTGCTCCTCCACATTTCTCAATGAAATTGTGATAATGTCAGAAGGTTCTGTTGTTTTGGTGACCCCCTTTGTGTGCATCACCTTCTCTTATATACGAATCCTCATCACAGTTCTCAAGATCCCCTCAGCTGCTGGGAAACGCaaagccttctccacctgtggCTCTCACCTCACTGTGGTAACCCTCTTTTATGGAAGCATCTTCTACGTCTATTTACAGCCCCTGTCCAACTACACTGTGAGAGATCGTGTGGCAACACTTGTCTACACAGTTCTTACCTCCATGCTGAACCCTTTTATCTATAGCCTGAGAAACAAAGACCTGAAACAGGGCCTGAGGAAACTGATGGGCAGgaggaagtcctag